The following coding sequences are from one Rhodobiaceae bacterium window:
- the motA gene encoding motility protein A produces MQLIVGVIVVCLCVFGGYAAMGGKLGVLWQPFEFVIILGAAVGAFIIGNPSSVLKNMGSIFGTMFKGSKYSKEAFLELLGLQFTLFKLAKAKGSLALEAHIEDPHGSDIFNQFPIFASDHHAVEFMCDYLRMITLGTENAHELEALMDEELETHHQEQELAVGSMQALGDGTPALGIVAAVLGVIKTMGSIDQPPEILGHLIGGALVGTFFGVFVAYGFFSPMASFLKAAYEAESKYLLSMKAGLLAHMNGYAPAVSVEFARKAVMTPYRPTFAEVEESTGNLTIPTS; encoded by the coding sequence ATGCAGCTGATTGTAGGTGTTATAGTAGTTTGTCTCTGCGTGTTTGGCGGCTATGCCGCGATGGGCGGCAAGCTTGGCGTGCTCTGGCAGCCATTTGAATTTGTCATCATTCTGGGAGCCGCAGTCGGCGCCTTTATCATTGGCAACCCCAGCAGTGTTCTGAAAAACATGGGCAGCATCTTTGGCACCATGTTCAAAGGCTCAAAGTACTCCAAGGAAGCTTTCCTTGAGCTACTTGGGTTGCAATTCACTTTGTTCAAACTCGCAAAAGCCAAAGGCTCTCTTGCGCTTGAAGCACACATTGAGGACCCGCACGGCTCGGATATCTTCAATCAGTTTCCCATTTTCGCATCTGACCACCACGCAGTTGAATTCATGTGCGACTACCTGCGGATGATTACCCTGGGTACAGAAAACGCTCACGAACTTGAGGCCTTGATGGATGAAGAACTCGAGACACACCATCAAGAGCAAGAACTCGCAGTTGGGTCGATGCAGGCACTTGGCGACGGTACTCCTGCCCTCGGCATTGTTGCTGCGGTGTTGGGTGTGATTAAAACCATGGGCTCCATCGACCAGCCGCCAGAAATTCTGGGTCACCTCATTGGCGGCGCGCTCGTCGGGACGTTCTTCGGTGTGTTTGTTGCCTATGGCTTCTTCTCGCCTATGGCGAGTTTTCTGAAAGCTGCCTACGAAGCAGAAAGCAAATATTTGCTCTCCATGAAGGCAGGGCTGCTCGCTCACATGAATGGCTACGCACCGGCTGTTTCTGTTGAGTTCGCTCGCAAAGCGGTGATGACCCCTTACCGTCCGACCTTCGCCGAAGTTGAAGAGTCGACCGGCAACCTCACTATACCGACCAGCTAG
- the motB gene encoding motility protein B has translation MSMNEQPIIIKKVKKAAHGHHGGAWKIAYADFVTAMMAFFLLMWLISMTTPEQKQGLADYFAPASVSRSTSGAGGVMGGTAFDVDGSRMAGSAPKVMMSISTPAAPKSPESENQRTAASSDGKDSSNGTDPGTADFESSALEKDQNAANDQSQFASAAASLRQSMQDLPELAELSRNIIIEETPEGLHIQLTDQDGRSMFPPGHAEPYERTRLVLEQVAKVIQQLPNRLVITGHTDAAQLDGIPGYSNWELTADRANATRRILQMNGIKSDQISEVAGKADSDPLFPEDVYLPANRRVGILLLNEAPVIPPGFGR, from the coding sequence ATGTCAATGAACGAACAACCCATCATCATCAAGAAGGTGAAGAAGGCTGCCCATGGCCACCATGGTGGCGCGTGGAAGATTGCTTACGCCGACTTTGTTACTGCGATGATGGCGTTCTTCTTGTTGATGTGGCTGATCTCTATGACAACGCCCGAACAGAAACAGGGCCTCGCCGATTATTTTGCTCCCGCAAGTGTCAGCCGCTCCACGTCGGGTGCTGGCGGCGTTATGGGCGGCACAGCGTTTGATGTCGACGGGTCCCGCATGGCCGGGTCTGCACCAAAGGTGATGATGTCAATCTCGACACCTGCAGCGCCAAAGAGCCCGGAGTCTGAAAACCAAAGAACGGCCGCTAGCTCCGACGGCAAAGACTCCTCTAACGGCACGGATCCAGGAACCGCAGATTTTGAGTCTTCAGCGCTTGAGAAAGACCAAAACGCAGCGAACGATCAAAGTCAGTTTGCAAGTGCCGCCGCAAGCCTGCGTCAGTCCATGCAGGATTTGCCTGAGCTTGCGGAATTGTCACGAAACATCATTATCGAAGAAACGCCTGAAGGACTTCATATTCAGCTTACAGACCAGGATGGTCGCTCCATGTTCCCACCAGGACATGCAGAACCCTATGAGCGCACGCGCCTGGTTCTTGAGCAAGTTGCAAAGGTCATCCAGCAATTGCCCAACCGGCTGGTCATAACTGGACACACAGACGCAGCGCAGCTGGATGGTATTCCGGGATACTCTAACTGGGAACTGACAGCTGACCGGGCGAATGCAACCCGCCGTATCTTGCAGATGAACGGCATCAAGTCAGACCAAATCTCAGAAGTTGCCGGCAAAGCAGATTCGGATCCGCTCTTCCCTGAGGATGTGTATCTGCCAGCAAACAGGCGAGTCGGCATTCTTTTGCTGAACGAAGCCCCTGTGATCCCACCAGGTTTCGGACGATAA